In one Enterobacteriaceae endosymbiont of Donacia thalassina genomic region, the following are encoded:
- the glyQ gene encoding glycine--tRNA ligase subunit alpha produces the protein MKEFNEKTFQGMIFILQNYWSKQGCSIIQPIDTEVGAATSHPMTCLYAIGNQPTKLAYVQLSRRPSDGRYGNNPNRLQQYYQFQVIMKPPPHNIQALYLKSLEKLKLDLKNNDLRFMDDNWENPTLGAYGIGWEIWLNGMEITQFTYFQQMGGIICNPITGEITYGLERLAMNIQNVTNIFDLIWNKDINNSIITYKDFFYKNEKEQSIYNFQYTNIDFLIYCFKNYEKEINYLLDLKTPLIFPAYEKLLKASHCFNLLEARKFLSHTERQRYVLKLCNMTKLIAIKYYNYVK, from the coding sequence ATGAAAGAATTTAATGAAAAAACATTTCAAGGAATGATTTTTATCTTACAAAATTATTGGTCAAAACAAGGTTGTAGTATTATACAACCAATTGATACTGAAGTTGGTGCAGCAACTTCACATCCAATGACGTGTTTGTATGCTATAGGAAATCAACCAACTAAATTGGCTTATGTACAATTATCTAGAAGACCTTCTGATGGAAGGTATGGAAATAATCCTAACAGATTACAACAATATTATCAATTTCAAGTAATAATGAAACCTCCTCCTCATAATATTCAGGCTTTATATTTAAAATCTTTAGAAAAATTAAAATTAGATTTAAAAAATAATGATCTTCGTTTTATGGATGATAATTGGGAAAATCCTACATTAGGTGCATATGGTATTGGTTGGGAAATATGGTTAAATGGTATGGAAATAACTCAATTTACATATTTTCAACAAATGGGTGGAATAATATGTAACCCTATTACAGGAGAAATTACTTATGGTTTAGAAAGATTAGCAATGAATATTCAAAATGTTACAAACATATTTGATTTAATATGGAATAAAGATATAAATAATTCTATTATTACTTATAAAGATTTTTTTTATAAAAATGAAAAAGAACAATCTATTTATAATTTTCAATATACAAATATTGATTTTCTTATATATTGTTTTAAAAATTATGAAAAAGAAATTAATTATTTATTAGATTTAAAAACTCCATTAATTTTTCCTGCATATGAAAAACTTTTAAAAGCATCACATTGTTTCAATTTATTAGAAGCACGTAAATTTTTATCACATACTGAAAGACAAAGATATGTTTTAAAATTATGTAATATGACAAAATTAATTGCTATAAAATATTATAATTATGTAAAATAA
- a CDS encoding cation diffusion facilitator family transporter — protein MNNIFKQISFKEKKNEYNKLITKATNLAILLSLTLLMLKLLAWWQTKSISMLAACVDSLVDITSSSMNLLIIYYSLQPADLEHTFGHGKAESLSALTQSIFICITAIYLFINSLKYISHPTKLHYPIIGILVIIISFFLTLILVIFQKKVIAKTNSQATHADMIHYESDILINSAILLALILNFFNIKQADSFIALIISIFIFYNAFKVGYKAIQSLLDRSLPEHEKKIIIDLITSWPKVKGAHQLKTRQSGPTRFIQLHLVLEDNLPLLESHSIAKKIENALNKKFPYSDIIIHQDPYSIVSDKYKGFFKN, from the coding sequence ATGAATAATATATTTAAACAAATTTCTTTTAAAGAAAAAAAAAATGAATATAATAAATTAATAACAAAAGCTACAAATTTAGCAATTTTATTATCTTTAACATTATTAATGTTAAAATTATTAGCTTGGTGGCAAACTAAATCTATAAGTATGTTAGCTGCTTGTGTAGATTCTTTAGTAGATATTACATCATCATCAATGAATTTATTAATTATATATTATTCTTTACAACCTGCTGATTTAGAACATACTTTTGGACATGGTAAAGCTGAATCATTATCTGCTTTAACACAAAGCATATTTATTTGCATTACAGCAATTTATTTATTTATAAATAGTTTAAAATATATATCTCATCCTACAAAATTACATTACCCAATAATAGGAATATTAGTTATAATAATTTCATTTTTCTTAACTTTAATATTAGTAATTTTCCAAAAAAAAGTAATAGCTAAAACAAATAGCCAAGCGACTCATGCTGATATGATACATTATGAATCTGATATTTTAATTAATAGTGCAATTTTATTAGCTTTGATATTAAATTTTTTTAATATAAAACAAGCAGATTCTTTTATAGCCTTAATTATTAGTATATTTATTTTTTACAATGCTTTTAAAGTAGGATATAAAGCAATACAATCTTTATTAGATAGATCTTTACCAGAACATGAAAAAAAAATTATAATAGATTTAATTACTTCTTGGCCTAAAGTAAAAGGAGCTCATCAGTTAAAAACAAGACAATCTGGTCCTACCCGTTTTATACAACTTCATTTAGTATTAGAAGATAATTTACCTTTATTAGAATCACATTCAATTGCAAAAAAAATAGAAAATGCTTTAAATAAAAAATTTCCTTATTCAGATATAATTATACATCAAGATCCATATTCTATTGTTTCTGATAAATATAAAGGTTTTTTCAAAAATTAA
- the pfkA gene encoding 6-phosphofructokinase translates to MIQKIGVLTSGGDSPGMNAAIRGVVRTAIGYNMEVFGIYNGYLGLYNNHVIKLNRYSVSDIINKGGTFLGSSRFTQFKNKQIRSIAINNMKKHGINALVVIGGDGTYMGAKLLTEMGFPCIGIPGTIDNDVAGTDYSIGYSTALETIVQAIDKLRDTSTSHQRISIVEIMGRHCGDLTLAAAIAGGCEFIVLPEINYNQEDLVKEIKIGIEKGKKHAIVLITEFICDINKLAKFIQTKIKRETRTTVLGYIQRGGSPVAYDRILGSRMGAFSVELLFKGYGGRCIGIQNDKMVHHDIIDAILNMKKTFKQDLFDTAKKLY, encoded by the coding sequence ATGATTCAAAAAATTGGTGTCCTTACAAGCGGGGGAGATTCTCCAGGAATGAATGCTGCTATTAGAGGTGTTGTTAGAACAGCAATAGGATATAATATGGAAGTTTTTGGAATATATAATGGTTATTTAGGATTATATAATAATCATGTTATAAAATTAAATAGATATAGTGTCTCTGATATTATTAATAAAGGAGGTACTTTTTTAGGATCTTCTCGTTTTACTCAATTTAAAAATAAACAAATACGTTCTATTGCTATAAATAATATGAAAAAACATGGTATTAATGCATTAGTTGTAATAGGAGGAGATGGTACATATATGGGAGCAAAATTATTAACTGAAATGGGATTTCCATGTATAGGAATTCCAGGAACAATTGATAATGATGTAGCAGGTACTGATTATAGTATAGGTTATTCTACTGCTTTAGAAACTATTGTACAAGCTATTGATAAATTAAGAGATACTTCTACTTCTCATCAAAGAATATCTATTGTAGAAATTATGGGTAGACATTGTGGAGATTTAACTTTAGCTGCAGCTATTGCAGGAGGATGTGAATTTATTGTGTTACCAGAAATTAATTATAATCAAGAAGATTTAGTAAAAGAAATAAAAATAGGTATAGAAAAAGGTAAAAAACATGCAATAGTATTGATTACAGAATTTATTTGTGATATTAATAAACTAGCAAAATTTATTCAAACTAAAATTAAACGTGAAACTAGAACTACAGTTTTAGGATATATACAAAGAGGAGGTTCTCCTGTTGCATATGATCGTATTCTAGGTTCTCGAATGGGGGCATTTTCAGTCGAATTATTATTTAAAGGATATGGAGGGAGATGTATAGGTATTCAAAATGATAAGATGGTTCATCATGATATTATTGATGCTATTTTAAATATGAAAAAAACTTTTAAACAAGATTTATTTGATACTGCTAAGAAATTATATTAA
- the rplY gene encoding 50S ribosomal protein L25 gives MNNIKFLKRIQTGKSFSRRLRINNQFPAIIYGKKKKTIPIIINNDDIISIDFKKNSKKKFQLIDKKKKIYKVKIIDIQYHPYKDNKIYHIDFLFV, from the coding sequence ATGAATAATATAAAATTTTTAAAAAGAATACAAACAGGAAAAAGTTTTAGTAGACGTTTACGAATTAATAATCAATTTCCAGCCATAATTTATGGTAAAAAAAAAAAAACAATACCTATCATTATAAATAATGATGATATAATTAGTATTGATTTTAAAAAAAACTCTAAAAAAAAATTTCAATTAATAGATAAAAAGAAGAAAATTTACAAAGTAAAAATTATTGATATTCAATATCATCCATATAAAGATAATAAAATTTATCATATAGATTTTTTATTCGTATAA
- the dapB gene encoding 4-hydroxy-tetrahydrodipicolinate reductase, with protein sequence MKKNQIRLAITGINGRMGKNILKVLNTETINNILLNGVIESKSSLKKKDKILYKSNILNIKSNLIDIIEQFDILIDFTNPKTTLENINICNQYKKKIVIGTTGFTTQQKLIIKKISKNIAVILSSNFSQGINILLKIIENMIKILCQNKQINNVDIDIIEKHHKKKIDFPSGTALSLKEIILQTYKKFNMIKKVTCHSIRAADLYGEHSILFSFIGEQIELIHKASNRIPFAKGAIEAAIWINNKKTGIYNMNDVLGI encoded by the coding sequence ATGAAAAAAAATCAGATTCGTTTAGCTATAACAGGTATTAATGGTCGTATGGGTAAAAATATTCTAAAAGTATTAAATACAGAAACAATAAATAATATTTTATTAAATGGAGTTATAGAAAGTAAGTCTTCTTTAAAAAAGAAAGATAAAATTTTATATAAATCTAATATTTTAAATATTAAATCTAATTTAATTGATATTATTGAACAATTTGATATTTTAATAGATTTTACTAATCCTAAAACAACATTAGAAAATATTAATATTTGTAATCAATATAAAAAAAAAATTGTTATTGGAACTACAGGTTTTACTACACAACAAAAATTAATTATTAAAAAAATATCAAAAAATATAGCTGTTATTTTATCTTCTAATTTTAGTCAAGGTATAAATATTTTATTAAAAATAATAGAAAATATGATTAAAATTTTATGTCAAAATAAACAAATAAATAATGTAGATATAGATATAATAGAAAAACATCATAAAAAAAAGATAGATTTTCCTTCAGGAACTGCTTTATCATTAAAAGAAATAATTCTTCAAACGTATAAAAAATTTAATATGATAAAAAAAGTAACATGTCATTCTATTAGAGCTGCTGATTTATATGGTGAGCACAGTATTTTATTTTCTTTTATTGGTGAACAAATAGAATTAATTCATAAAGCATCTAACAGAATACCTTTTGCAAAAGGAGCTATTGAAGCAGCTATTTGGATTAATAACAAAAAAACAGGCATATATAATATGAATGATGTGTTAGGAATATAG
- the lspA gene encoding signal peptidase II, whose translation MVKNVYLFNNFFKKKIEILNIYILLLVLIDIFCKNLIIKNIKLYKFYYICSYLNFIYLRNYGIIFGFFQNYQNIFLFLIKINITILVILIFIKDNFNQLIYNCLFSGILSNLINRIQYGFIIDFIDLHIYNYHFPVFNIADILICFGVIILIKDIFLNIK comes from the coding sequence ATGGTGAAAAACGTTTATTTATTTAATAATTTTTTTAAAAAAAAAATAGAAATATTAAATATTTATATTTTATTATTAGTATTAATAGATATTTTTTGTAAAAATTTAATTATTAAAAATATAAAACTATATAAATTTTATTATATTTGTTCTTATTTAAATTTTATTTACTTACGTAATTATGGAATAATTTTTGGTTTTTTTCAAAATTATCAAAATATTTTTTTATTTTTAATAAAAATAAATATTACTATATTAGTAATATTAATTTTTATAAAAGATAATTTTAATCAGTTAATCTATAATTGTCTATTTAGTGGAATACTAAGTAATTTAATTAATAGAATACAATATGGTTTTATAATAGATTTTATAGATTTACATATATATAATTATCATTTTCCAGTTTTTAATATTGCAGATATTTTAATTTGTTTTGGAGTAATTATTCTTATAAAAGATATTTTTTTAAATATTAAATAA
- the ileS gene encoding isoleucine--tRNA ligase — protein sequence MKNKFNLNLPKTKFPMKAHLTKNELIILKQWEKDNLYQKILNIKKNKKKFILHDGPPYANGNIHIGHAFNKILKDIIIKFKNIDGYYTSFIPGWDCHGLPIEQKVEEILKKKNKKISKKQFRIECRKYVLKQIKKQKNDFMRLGIFADWINSYLTMNFKTEANIVRILGKIIEKKYLYKGKKPVHWCTKCLSSLAEAEVDYIKKKTLTCYVMFNIINIDFFKKNLNIEIKNYNISFLIWTTTPWTIPANKVVVLNPQIYYQLIEINQNIIILAKNLVHIIMKKKKIIKWKILLEIKGKYFVNILVKNPINDNISSVIIDDYVSEKSGTGIVHMAPNHGLDDYNICNKYNIKCLENIIDRKGYFKKNVHPKLDKVNIFFSDKIIIKILIKKNVLFLLENYIHNYPYCWRHKIPIIYISTSQWFISMDRKNLRESAKKLIKKVQWIPNWGYKRMNLMLEKRPDWCISRQRIWGIPIPLFINKKTQKIHTDSLKFIKEIACMIEKKGIQVWWDLDIKKFLGQDANLYEKVTDILDVWFDSGSTYNSIIQQIKEFKKKKIDVYLEGTDQYRGWFISSLMISTAIDNDAPYKTVISHGFTVDNKGKKMSKSLGNIIKPQNIVNTLGSDILRLWVASTDYTNEVNISQNILKRITEIYRRIRNTVRFLLSNLNNFIPEKNIIKQKNMLVLDKWIIHKTKITQEKIITYYNKYNIQNVVQEIMQFCSIDLGSIYFDIIKDRQYTFKKFSKERLSCQTSLYMILESLVRWISPILSFTAHEIWNYIPGIRSKYVFTEEWYSKLFYLSSDDIMNNEYWDDILIFKNEINKIIEYARNKKIIGSSLEANIIVFVNTEIYKKLIMLGTELRFLLLVSDIIIYQEKKIYKNKLIQNFKIKKSKYFKCERCWYYSKYIVNKICNRCQLNTIGNGEKRLFI from the coding sequence ATGAAAAATAAATTTAATTTAAATTTACCAAAAACAAAATTTCCAATGAAAGCACATTTAACAAAAAATGAATTAATTATATTAAAACAATGGGAAAAAGATAATTTATATCAAAAAATATTAAATATTAAAAAAAATAAAAAAAAATTTATTTTACATGATGGTCCACCATATGCTAATGGTAATATCCATATTGGACATGCTTTTAATAAGATTTTAAAAGATATTATTATAAAATTTAAAAATATTGATGGTTATTATACTTCATTTATTCCTGGATGGGATTGTCACGGATTACCTATAGAACAAAAAGTAGAAGAAATTTTAAAAAAAAAAAATAAAAAAATTTCTAAAAAACAATTTAGAATTGAATGTAGAAAATATGTTTTAAAACAAATTAAAAAACAAAAAAATGATTTTATGAGATTAGGAATATTTGCTGATTGGATAAATTCTTATTTAACAATGAATTTTAAAACAGAAGCAAATATTGTACGTATTTTAGGAAAAATAATTGAAAAAAAATATTTATATAAAGGTAAAAAACCAGTACATTGGTGTACAAAATGTCTTTCTTCATTAGCAGAAGCCGAAGTTGATTATATAAAAAAAAAAACTTTAACATGTTATGTTATGTTTAACATAATTAATATTGATTTTTTTAAAAAAAATTTGAATATAGAAATAAAAAATTATAATATTTCATTTTTAATATGGACTACCACTCCGTGGACTATACCGGCAAATAAAGTTGTTGTTTTAAATCCTCAAATATATTATCAATTAATTGAAATTAATCAAAATATAATTATATTAGCTAAAAATTTAGTTCATATAATTATGAAGAAAAAAAAAATTATAAAATGGAAAATTCTATTAGAAATAAAAGGAAAATATTTTGTAAATATATTAGTAAAAAATCCAATTAATGATAATATTTCATCTGTAATTATAGATGATTATGTTTCCGAAAAATCAGGAACAGGAATTGTACATATGGCACCTAATCATGGATTAGATGATTATAATATATGTAATAAATATAACATAAAATGTTTAGAAAATATTATAGATAGAAAAGGGTATTTTAAAAAAAATGTACATCCTAAATTAGATAAAGTTAATATTTTTTTTTCTGACAAAATAATTATAAAAATTTTAATAAAAAAAAATGTATTATTTTTATTAGAAAATTATATTCATAATTATCCATATTGTTGGCGTCATAAGATACCTATTATATATATATCTACCTCACAATGGTTTATTAGTATGGATAGAAAAAATCTTAGAGAATCAGCAAAAAAATTAATAAAAAAAGTACAATGGATACCTAATTGGGGTTATAAAAGAATGAATCTTATGTTAGAGAAAAGACCTGATTGGTGTATTTCAAGACAAAGAATATGGGGAATTCCAATTCCTTTATTTATTAATAAAAAAACACAAAAAATACATACTGATTCTTTAAAATTTATAAAAGAAATAGCTTGTATGATTGAAAAAAAAGGTATACAAGTATGGTGGGATTTAGATATTAAAAAATTTTTAGGTCAAGATGCTAATTTATATGAAAAAGTTACAGATATATTAGATGTTTGGTTTGATTCTGGGTCAACTTATAATTCAATTATTCAACAAATTAAAGAATTTAAAAAAAAAAAAATTGATGTATATTTAGAAGGAACAGATCAATATAGAGGATGGTTTATTTCTTCTTTAATGATTTCCACGGCTATAGATAATGATGCACCATATAAAACTGTAATAAGTCATGGTTTTACAGTTGATAATAAAGGTAAAAAAATGTCTAAATCCTTAGGTAATATTATTAAACCTCAAAATATAGTAAATACTTTAGGTAGTGATATTTTAAGATTATGGGTAGCATCAACAGATTATACAAATGAAGTAAATATATCTCAAAATATATTAAAAAGAATTACGGAAATTTATAGACGTATTCGTAATACAGTTAGATTTTTATTATCTAATTTAAATAATTTTATACCTGAAAAAAATATAATAAAACAAAAAAATATGTTAGTATTAGATAAATGGATTATTCATAAAACTAAAATTACACAAGAAAAAATTATAACATATTATAATAAATATAATATACAAAATGTAGTTCAAGAAATAATGCAATTTTGTTCTATAGATTTAGGTTCTATTTATTTTGATATTATTAAAGATAGACAGTATACATTTAAAAAATTTAGTAAAGAAAGATTAAGTTGTCAAACATCTTTATATATGATTCTTGAATCTTTAGTAAGATGGATTTCTCCAATATTATCTTTTACAGCTCATGAAATTTGGAATTATATTCCTGGAATAAGATCTAAATATGTTTTTACAGAAGAATGGTATTCCAAACTCTTTTACTTATCATCAGATGATATAATGAATAATGAATACTGGGACGATATTTTAATTTTTAAAAATGAAATAAATAAAATTATTGAATATGCAAGAAATAAAAAAATTATAGGAAGTTCTTTAGAAGCAAATATTATTGTATTTGTAAATACAGAGATTTATAAAAAGTTAATAATGTTAGGTACAGAACTACGTTTTTTATTATTAGTATCTGATATTATTATTTATCAAGAAAAAAAAATATATAAAAATAAATTAATACAAAATTTTAAAATTAAAAAATCAAAATATTTTAAATGTGAACGTTGTTGGTATTATTCAAAATATATAGTTAATAAAATTTGTAATCGTTGTCAATTAAATACAATAGGAAATGGTGAAAAACGTTTATTTATTTAA
- the rpsT gene encoding 30S ribosomal protein S20: MANIKSSKKRALKSEKQRQHNINYRSMLRTFIKKVNNAISNKNIELSKNNFKIMQSIIDRQVQKKLIHKNKASRYKSRLFNKIKKLKI, from the coding sequence ATGGCAAATATAAAATCATCTAAAAAAAGAGCTTTAAAATCAGAAAAACAAAGACAACATAATATTAATTATCGTTCAATGTTACGTACTTTTATTAAAAAAGTTAATAATGCTATTTCTAATAAAAATATTGAATTATCAAAAAATAATTTTAAGATTATGCAATCTATCATAGATAGACAAGTACAAAAAAAATTAATACATAAAAATAAAGCATCTCGTTATAAATCTAGGTTATTTAATAAAATTAAAAAATTAAAAATATAA
- the erpA gene encoding iron-sulfur cluster insertion protein ErpA: MNINLINKPISLTKRAANKIKKLHYKNVNFRIFILGGGCSGFKYDFMLDKKIKKNDILINLLDINIVIDKISMQYLLGSVIDYIENIEESKFIIKNPYMKNTCNCGVSFDI; this comes from the coding sequence ATGAACATTAATTTAATAAATAAGCCAATTTCTTTAACTAAAAGAGCAGCAAATAAAATAAAAAAATTACATTATAAAAATGTTAATTTTAGAATATTTATTTTAGGTGGGGGATGTAGTGGTTTTAAATATGATTTTATGTTAGATAAAAAAATAAAAAAAAATGATATTTTGATAAATTTACTAGATATAAATATTGTAATAGATAAAATAAGTATGCAATATTTATTAGGTAGTGTTATTGATTATATTGAAAATATTGAAGAATCTAAATTTATTATTAAAAATCCATATATGAAAAATACATGTAATTGTGGTGTTTCTTTTGATATTTAA
- the gpmA gene encoding 2,3-diphosphoglycerate-dependent phosphoglycerate mutase, translated as MSNIKLVLLRHGQSEWNKKNLFTGWNDIELSPEGKIEAIQAGKILKKNNFKFDYAYTSVLKRAIHTLWLTLKELNQLWIPVKKTWRLNERHYGRLQGMNKDQITNKFGIKKVQKWRRSFTAEPPSLSIDDIRWPRFDLKYSKLEDYQLPLSESLSKTLDRVIYIWKKSISSKIRNGERILIVAHGNSLRALIKYIENINDNDIINLNLATGIPIIYELDHDLNYKKKYYLNN; from the coding sequence ATGTCTAATATAAAATTAGTATTATTACGTCATGGACAAAGTGAATGGAACAAAAAAAATTTATTTACTGGATGGAATGATATAGAATTATCTCCAGAAGGAAAAATTGAAGCAATACAAGCAGGAAAAATATTAAAAAAAAATAATTTTAAATTTGATTATGCATATACTTCTGTTTTAAAAAGAGCTATACATACTTTATGGTTAACTTTAAAAGAATTAAATCAACTTTGGATTCCTGTTAAAAAAACATGGAGATTAAACGAAAGACATTATGGAAGATTACAAGGAATGAACAAAGATCAAATTACAAATAAATTTGGTATAAAAAAAGTACAGAAATGGCGTCGTAGTTTTACTGCTGAACCTCCTTCATTATCAATAGATGATATTAGATGGCCTAGATTTGATCTAAAATATTCCAAATTAGAAGATTATCAATTACCTTTATCAGAAAGTTTATCTAAGACTTTAGATAGAGTTATATATATATGGAAAAAAAGTATATCTTCTAAAATTAGGAATGGAGAACGTATTCTTATTGTTGCACATGGTAATTCATTAAGAGCTTTAATCAAGTATATTGAAAATATTAATGATAATGATATTATTAACTTAAATCTTGCTACAGGAATACCTATCATCTATGAATTAGATCATGATTTAAATTACAAAAAAAAATATTATTTAAATAATTAA